A portion of the Tindallia magadiensis genome contains these proteins:
- the megL gene encoding methionine gamma-lyase, with amino-acid sequence MKKEKMKTQGFATQSIHAGAIRNEQGTLATPIYQTATFLFDSADQGGNRFAGEEEGYIYTRLGNPTTTVIEEKMALLEGGEAALATASGMGAISSSIWTAIKAGDHIIAGKTLYGCTFALLCHGMSRFNVEVTFVDMKDPENVRKAMKPNTRIVYLESPANPTMELADIAEISQIAHENEHCLVMVDNTFCTPYLQKPLELGADVVVHSATKYLNGHGDVIAGFVIGSEEFITEVRTFGLKDMTGASISPFDSFLIERGLKTLTLRMDRHCQNAREVATFLRNHPAVKEVYYPGFEDFPQADLVKKQMSQPGAMISFLINGGVEKGKQVMEKVELCGLAVSLGDAETLIQHPASMTHSTYSPEECEMAGISPDLIRLSVGLEEVEDIIADLDQALNSI; translated from the coding sequence ATGAAAAAAGAAAAAATGAAAACACAAGGTTTTGCAACACAAAGCATACATGCTGGAGCGATTCGTAATGAACAAGGCACCTTAGCAACACCCATCTATCAAACAGCCACTTTTTTATTTGACTCTGCTGATCAAGGAGGAAATCGGTTTGCAGGAGAAGAGGAAGGCTATATTTATACACGTCTTGGCAACCCTACTACCACAGTAATAGAAGAAAAAATGGCTTTGCTGGAGGGGGGAGAAGCTGCTTTAGCAACAGCTTCCGGCATGGGAGCAATTTCTTCATCTATTTGGACAGCTATCAAAGCAGGTGATCACATCATTGCTGGAAAAACACTGTATGGGTGCACTTTCGCTTTGCTATGCCATGGGATGAGCCGGTTTAACGTAGAAGTTACCTTTGTGGATATGAAGGATCCAGAAAATGTACGTAAGGCAATGAAACCTAACACACGGATTGTTTATCTGGAAAGTCCTGCAAACCCAACGATGGAACTTGCGGACATTGCTGAAATAAGTCAAATAGCCCATGAAAATGAGCATTGCTTGGTGATGGTGGATAATACTTTTTGCACACCCTACTTGCAAAAGCCATTGGAATTAGGAGCTGATGTTGTAGTACATTCGGCTACTAAATACCTCAATGGACATGGGGATGTTATTGCTGGGTTCGTCATAGGAAGCGAAGAATTTATAACAGAAGTGAGAACCTTTGGCTTAAAAGATATGACAGGTGCCTCCATAAGTCCTTTCGATTCATTTTTGATAGAAAGAGGATTAAAAACCCTTACATTGAGAATGGACAGGCATTGTCAGAATGCTAGAGAAGTTGCCACTTTTTTACGCAACCATCCTGCGGTAAAAGAAGTTTACTATCCTGGCTTTGAAGATTTTCCGCAGGCGGATCTAGTGAAAAAGCAAATGAGTCAACCTGGCGCCATGATCTCTTTTTTGATTAATGGTGGCGTTGAAAAAGGAAAACAAGTAATGGAAAAAGTAGAATTGTGTGGGTTGGCCGTAAGCCTTGGTGATGCTGAGACTTTGATTCAACATCCAGCAAGCATGACTCATTCAACGTATTCACCGGAAGAATGTGAAATGGCAGGAATATCGCCAGATCTTATCCGATTATCGGTAGGACTGGAAGAAGTAGAAGACATTATTGCTGATTTAGATCAGGCATTGAATAGCATATAA